A window of the Vibrio ostreae genome harbors these coding sequences:
- a CDS encoding phosphoadenylyl-sulfate reductase — protein MPETVTTPNLTELLTLTKVQQTLHLAEINAYLETLTAQDRVAWALDNLQGTHAVSSSFGIQAAVMLHLVTSVKKDVPVVLTDTGYLFPETYQFIDQLTERLGLNLKIYSAELSPAWQEARFGKLWEQGVTGIEQYNKLNKVEPMRRALNELEVGTWFSGLRREQSKSRATLPILAIQNGVFKFLPVIDWTNKDVHYYLEEHNLPYHPLWEQGYLSVGDTHTTRKWEPGMSEEETRFFGLKRECGLHEDTPPEQDGSGI, from the coding sequence ATGCCTGAGACCGTAACTACTCCGAATCTGACGGAGTTGTTAACCCTGACTAAGGTGCAGCAAACGCTGCACCTGGCAGAGATTAACGCTTATCTGGAAACATTAACTGCTCAGGACCGCGTTGCGTGGGCACTGGATAACCTGCAGGGAACCCATGCGGTTTCTTCCAGTTTTGGTATCCAGGCTGCTGTGATGCTGCACCTGGTAACTTCGGTGAAGAAAGATGTCCCGGTTGTTTTGACCGATACCGGCTATCTGTTTCCTGAGACGTATCAGTTTATTGACCAGTTGACTGAGCGCCTGGGCCTGAACCTGAAAATTTACTCGGCCGAATTATCGCCTGCATGGCAGGAAGCGCGCTTTGGTAAATTATGGGAACAAGGCGTGACCGGCATTGAACAGTACAACAAACTGAACAAAGTCGAGCCAATGCGCCGAGCTCTGAACGAGTTGGAAGTGGGGACCTGGTTCTCTGGTCTGCGTCGTGAACAATCTAAGTCACGTGCAACCTTGCCTATTCTTGCCATCCAAAATGGTGTGTTTAAGTTCTTACCGGTCATCGACTGGACTAATAAAGACGTGCACTACTATTTAGAGGAACACAACCTGCCATACCATCCGTTATGGGAGCAGGGGTACCTTTCAGTGGGTGATACCCATACCACACGTAAGTGGGAACCGGGTATGAGTGAAGAAGAAACCCGTTTCTTTGGTTTGAAACGAGAGTGTGGTCTTCACGAAGATACACCACCTGAACAGGATGGTTCGGGTATTTAA
- the cysI gene encoding assimilatory sulfite reductase (NADPH) hemoprotein subunit codes for MSYKIENNTQEVLGEVLGQLSDNERLKRESNFLRGTIEADLQDRITGGFTADNFQLIRFHGMYQQDDRDIRNERAKQKLEPLHNVMLRARMPGGIIQPKQWLAIDKFATEHTMYGSIRLTTRQTFQFHGVLKPNIKLMHQTLNSIGIDSIATAGDVNRNVLCTSNPVESELHQEAYEWAKKISEHLLPKTRAYAEIWLDGEKVETTDEEPILGSNYLPRKFKTTVVIPPHNDIDVHANDLNFVAIADNGKLVGFNVLVGGGLAMTHGDTSTYPRRADDFGFIPLDKTLDVAAAVVTTQRDWGNRSNRKNAKTKYTLDRVGVDVFKAEVEKRAGVTFADSRPYEFTDRGDRIGWVEGIDGKHHLALFIENGRLLDYPGKPLKTGVAEIAKIHQGDFRMTANQNLIIAGVPAEQKAEIEAIAVAHGLMDSTVSEQRKNSMACVAFPTCPLAMAEAERFLPGFVTDVEGILEKHQLPKEDNIILRVTGCPNGCGRAMLAEIGLVGKAPGRYNLHLGGNRAGTRVPKMYKENITDKQILEEIDQLVGRWATERQDGEAFGDFTIRTGIIQEVVVSKRDFYA; via the coding sequence ATGAGCTACAAAATTGAAAACAACACTCAGGAAGTACTGGGCGAAGTACTGGGCCAACTTTCTGACAACGAGCGTCTGAAACGCGAGAGTAATTTCCTGCGTGGCACCATTGAAGCGGACCTGCAGGATCGCATCACCGGTGGTTTCACTGCAGATAACTTCCAGCTGATCCGTTTCCACGGTATGTACCAGCAGGATGACCGTGATATTCGTAACGAACGTGCCAAACAGAAACTGGAACCACTGCATAACGTGATGCTGCGTGCCCGTATGCCGGGCGGCATCATCCAGCCGAAGCAATGGCTGGCGATCGACAAGTTTGCCACTGAGCACACTATGTACGGCAGCATCCGTCTGACCACCCGTCAGACCTTCCAGTTCCACGGTGTACTAAAGCCAAACATTAAGCTGATGCACCAGACGCTGAACAGCATTGGTATCGATTCAATCGCAACCGCGGGTGACGTAAACCGTAACGTACTATGTACTTCAAACCCGGTAGAGTCTGAACTGCATCAGGAAGCGTACGAGTGGGCGAAGAAAATCAGTGAGCATCTGCTGCCGAAAACCCGCGCTTACGCAGAAATCTGGCTGGATGGCGAGAAAGTTGAAACCACAGATGAAGAACCAATCCTGGGTAGCAACTACTTACCACGTAAATTCAAAACCACAGTGGTTATCCCGCCGCACAACGACATCGACGTGCATGCCAACGATCTGAACTTCGTTGCGATTGCCGATAACGGCAAACTGGTTGGTTTTAACGTGCTGGTGGGTGGTGGCCTGGCAATGACGCATGGTGATACATCGACTTACCCGCGTCGTGCTGATGACTTTGGCTTTATCCCGCTGGATAAAACTCTGGATGTCGCAGCAGCCGTTGTTACCACTCAGCGTGACTGGGGTAACCGTTCTAACCGTAAGAACGCGAAAACCAAATACACTCTGGACCGCGTTGGTGTGGATGTATTTAAAGCCGAAGTGGAAAAACGTGCTGGGGTAACATTCGCTGACAGCCGTCCATATGAGTTCACCGACCGTGGTGACCGTATTGGTTGGGTTGAAGGTATTGATGGGAAACATCACCTGGCGCTGTTTATCGAAAACGGCCGTCTGCTCGATTATCCGGGTAAACCGCTCAAAACCGGTGTCGCTGAAATCGCGAAGATTCACCAGGGCGATTTCCGTATGACCGCAAACCAGAACCTGATTATTGCGGGTGTTCCGGCAGAGCAGAAAGCGGAAATCGAAGCCATTGCGGTAGCGCATGGCCTGATGGACAGCACTGTCAGCGAGCAGCGTAAGAACTCAATGGCGTGTGTGGCATTCCCGACGTGTCCGCTGGCGATGGCAGAAGCAGAACGTTTCCTGCCTGGCTTCGTGACGGATGTGGAAGGCATTCTGGAAAAACACCAACTGCCAAAAGAAGACAACATTATTCTGCGAGTTACGGGTTGTCCGAATGGTTGTGGCCGAGCCATGCTGGCTGAAATCGGTCTGGTAGGTAAAGCACCAGGTCGTTACAACCTGCACCTTGGCGGTAACCGCGCGGGTACCCGTGTTCCTAAAATGTATAAAGAGAACATCACTGATAAACAAATCCTGGAAGAGATCGATCAACTGGTAGGACGCTGGGCAACTGAGCGTCAGGATGGCGAAGCCTTTGGTGACTTCACTATTCGTACCGGTATTATCCAGGAAGTGGTGGTCTCCAAGAGGGATTTTTATGCCTGA
- a CDS encoding assimilatory sulfite reductase (NADPH) flavoprotein subunit, with protein MNKEVVTMSSGNTIPKELAGLASPLNDSQLNQLQQTISQLSPQQMAWVSGYFWGLSQTQGAVAPLTQAAALTAAKPAGKLSIIYASQTGNAKGVAELLEQEAQAAGVAVQLFDASDYKGKDLAKETHVIFVASTNGEGEAPDNALELHEFLQSKKAPKLPNLQYGVIGLGDSSYEFFCQTGKDFDAFLEKLGAQRFIDRVDCDVDYDAPAAEWRAKALEVVKEALANSQAEVVQLPVGQAAGHHSQYNKQNPYTATLLTSQKITGRDSGKDVRHIEIDLAESGMSYQPGDALGVWYENCPELANAVLAAAGLSGVESVEIDGESLSVHSALVSKFEITTSNPQFVTKFAELSGSEKLQQLVEDKDKLREYSANTQILDVLLEKKTKLSAEQLISLLRRLTPRLYSIASSQTEVDEEVHLTVGIVEYDVDGQPRQGGASGFLGQRLEEGEEVKVFIEHNNNFKLPQDDATPVIMIGPGTGIAPFRSFVQERDNRGASGKNWLFFGDRTFTQDFLYQVEWQKYLKSGALHRLDVAFSRDQNEKVYVQHRVLEQAKQVWQWLQDGAYVYICGDATRMAKDVHEALVTVAEQQGGLSREKAEEYFNDLRKAKRYQRDVY; from the coding sequence ATGAATAAGGAAGTCGTGACAATGTCTTCAGGAAACACCATACCAAAAGAACTAGCTGGGTTGGCAAGCCCACTAAACGACTCGCAGCTCAACCAGCTGCAACAAACGATTTCACAACTCTCACCTCAGCAGATGGCTTGGGTGAGCGGTTATTTTTGGGGATTAAGCCAGACTCAGGGTGCTGTAGCTCCTCTGACTCAGGCCGCCGCACTGACGGCAGCAAAACCAGCTGGTAAGCTGAGCATCATCTATGCTTCGCAGACCGGTAACGCCAAAGGCGTCGCGGAACTGTTAGAACAGGAAGCGCAGGCAGCCGGTGTTGCGGTACAGCTGTTTGATGCCAGCGACTACAAAGGCAAAGATCTGGCGAAAGAAACGCACGTGATCTTTGTTGCCTCGACCAACGGCGAAGGCGAAGCACCAGACAACGCTCTGGAGCTGCATGAGTTCCTGCAATCGAAGAAAGCGCCAAAACTGCCAAATCTGCAGTACGGTGTGATTGGTCTGGGTGACTCCAGCTATGAATTCTTCTGCCAAACCGGTAAAGACTTTGATGCCTTCCTGGAAAAACTGGGTGCACAACGTTTCATCGACCGTGTTGACTGCGACGTGGATTACGATGCACCGGCAGCGGAATGGCGTGCTAAAGCACTGGAAGTGGTCAAAGAAGCGCTGGCAAACAGCCAGGCGGAAGTGGTTCAGCTTCCGGTTGGTCAGGCTGCTGGTCACCATTCTCAGTACAACAAACAAAATCCATACACAGCGACGCTGCTCACCAGCCAGAAAATTACTGGTCGTGATTCAGGCAAAGATGTCCGTCACATTGAAATTGATCTGGCGGAATCTGGCATGTCATATCAGCCGGGTGACGCACTGGGCGTGTGGTATGAAAACTGTCCTGAACTGGCCAATGCTGTACTGGCAGCGGCTGGTCTGTCTGGGGTCGAAAGTGTTGAAATCGATGGCGAAAGCTTGTCGGTGCACAGTGCTCTGGTCAGCAAATTTGAAATCACCACTTCTAACCCACAGTTTGTCACTAAATTTGCTGAACTGTCCGGCAGTGAAAAACTGCAGCAGCTGGTGGAAGACAAAGACAAGTTACGTGAGTACTCAGCCAACACCCAGATCCTGGATGTGCTGCTGGAGAAGAAAACCAAACTGTCGGCTGAGCAGCTGATCTCTCTGCTGCGTCGTCTGACTCCGCGTCTGTACTCAATCGCCTCCAGCCAGACTGAAGTGGATGAAGAAGTCCACCTGACCGTCGGTATCGTTGAGTACGATGTAGATGGCCAGCCTCGTCAGGGTGGCGCGTCAGGCTTCCTTGGTCAGCGTCTGGAAGAAGGCGAAGAAGTGAAAGTGTTCATTGAACACAACAATAACTTCAAACTGCCTCAGGATGACGCAACCCCGGTGATCATGATTGGTCCGGGGACCGGTATCGCGCCGTTCCGCAGTTTCGTCCAGGAACGTGATAACCGTGGCGCATCAGGTAAAAACTGGCTGTTCTTTGGTGATCGCACCTTTACTCAGGACTTCCTGTATCAGGTGGAATGGCAGAAATATCTCAAGTCTGGCGCTCTGCACCGTCTGGATGTGGCATTCAGCCGTGATCAGAATGAAAAAGTGTATGTACAGCATCGTGTTCTGGAACAGGCCAAGCAAGTATGGCAATGGCTGCAAGATGGCGCTTATGTCTACATCTGTGGTGATGCAACCCGTATGGCAAAAGATGTACACGAAGCTTTAGTCACAGTCGCTGAGCAACAAGGCGGTCTGTCACGTGAGAAAGCAGAAGAGTATTTCAACGACCTACGCAAAGCCAAACGTTACCAGAGAGATGTGTACTAA
- a CDS encoding envelope stress response protein PspG: protein MMELIVLTVFVVGLLVSGLTMMGVLVAAGAAAVTMLLLSVLGIALKLLPWIIVIGLAVLAYRYYCRDTGRNAQYRNWRR from the coding sequence ATGATGGAATTGATTGTACTGACCGTATTTGTGGTCGGCTTACTGGTCAGCGGGCTGACCATGATGGGCGTGCTGGTGGCCGCTGGTGCGGCGGCAGTGACTATGCTGTTGCTTAGTGTGCTCGGCATCGCGCTTAAGTTATTGCCTTGGATCATTGTGATTGGTCTGGCGGTACTGGCCTACCGTTATTACTGCCGGGACACTGGCCGTAATGCGCAATACAGGAACTGGCGCCGCTGA
- the dusA gene encoding tRNA dihydrouridine(20/20a) synthase DusA, with protein sequence MTHSCRLSVAPMLDWTDRHCRYFHRLLSSQTLLYTEMVTTGAIIHGKGDFLAYNQEEHPLALQLGGSNPADLARCAKLAEERGYDEVNLNVGCPSDRVQNGRFGACLMAEPELVAECVAAMKAEVNIPVTVKTRIGIDDLDSYEFLTRFVTLVSEQGGCEQFTIHARKAWLSGLSPKENREIPPLDYPRAYQLKQDFPHLTIAINGGVKSLQEAQLHLEHLDGVMIGREAYQSPYILAEVDQQLFGLEQPVKKRSEIVHEMYPYIERQLSQGAYLGHITRHMLGLFQSMPGARQWRRHISENAHKPGAGIEVVEQALAKIPYQDLGV encoded by the coding sequence ATGACTCACTCATGCCGGCTGTCTGTGGCGCCAATGTTAGATTGGACCGATCGCCACTGCCGTTATTTCCATCGTTTGCTCTCATCGCAAACCTTACTTTATACCGAAATGGTAACCACAGGTGCGATCATCCATGGAAAGGGTGACTTTTTGGCCTACAACCAGGAAGAGCATCCGCTTGCCCTGCAGTTGGGCGGCTCTAACCCGGCGGATCTGGCGCGCTGTGCCAAACTGGCCGAAGAGCGCGGCTACGATGAGGTTAACCTCAATGTCGGTTGTCCGTCTGACCGGGTGCAGAACGGCCGCTTTGGTGCCTGCCTGATGGCTGAACCTGAGCTGGTTGCCGAATGTGTTGCAGCCATGAAAGCTGAGGTCAATATTCCGGTGACGGTGAAAACCCGCATCGGTATCGACGATCTCGACTCTTATGAATTCCTGACCCGCTTTGTGACTCTGGTTTCTGAGCAGGGCGGTTGTGAGCAGTTTACTATTCACGCCCGTAAGGCGTGGCTGAGTGGCCTGAGTCCGAAAGAGAACCGAGAGATCCCGCCGCTTGATTACCCGCGTGCTTACCAGCTTAAGCAGGATTTTCCGCATCTGACTATCGCTATCAATGGTGGCGTTAAGTCACTGCAGGAGGCGCAACTGCACCTCGAGCATCTGGACGGGGTGATGATTGGCCGCGAAGCGTATCAGAGTCCTTATATTCTGGCGGAAGTTGACCAGCAGCTCTTTGGCCTCGAACAGCCAGTCAAGAAGCGCTCTGAGATTGTGCACGAGATGTATCCGTACATTGAGCGGCAGTTGTCGCAGGGCGCGTATCTGGGCCACATCACCCGCCACATGTTGGGCCTGTTCCAGAGTATGCCGGGTGCCCGCCAGTGGCGTCGTCACATCAGTGAAAATGCGCACAAACCGGGCGCGGGCATTGAAGTGGTCGAGCAGGCGCTGGCCAAAATCCCATACCAGGATCTCGGTGTGTAA
- the zur gene encoding zinc uptake transcriptional repressor Zur produces the protein MVINLDTKLTQQIEEICAARGVRLTTQRKRVFELICASKKASSAYELLEDLKQSEPQAKPPTVYRALDFLMEQGFIHRVESTNSFISCCSCNAHKHFSQLLICDQCGNVIELQDDSLIALLADNAEKHGFKIDNHVIESHGVCQSCSSK, from the coding sequence ATGGTGATAAATTTGGATACTAAGCTTACCCAACAGATTGAAGAAATATGTGCCGCACGAGGTGTCAGGCTCACAACGCAGCGCAAACGGGTCTTTGAACTGATTTGTGCCAGCAAAAAGGCATCCAGTGCCTATGAGTTACTGGAAGACCTCAAACAGAGTGAACCACAAGCCAAACCACCAACCGTTTATCGGGCACTGGACTTTCTGATGGAGCAAGGTTTCATTCATCGGGTGGAATCCACTAACAGTTTTATTTCCTGCTGTTCCTGCAATGCCCACAAGCATTTCTCGCAACTGTTGATTTGTGACCAGTGTGGCAACGTCATTGAACTGCAAGATGATAGTCTGATAGCCTTACTGGCAGACAACGCGGAGAAACACGGCTTTAAGATTGATAATCATGTGATTGAATCACATGGCGTGTGTCAATCGTGTTCCTCAAAATAA
- a CDS encoding chemotaxis protein CheX, whose translation MRAEFVNPFLASLLNVLKTMASLELKPQKPRLKKDEIARGDVSGLIGMIGQQTRGSMSITFDESLALEIMQNMLGERPNGLNEEVTDMVGEITNMVTGGAKRILAESGFDFDMATPVVVSGRGHTIRHKCEGSIIIMPFASQWGNAFIEICFE comes from the coding sequence ATGCGCGCTGAATTTGTAAACCCGTTTTTAGCGTCTTTGTTGAACGTTTTAAAAACGATGGCTTCACTAGAGCTGAAGCCCCAGAAACCTCGTCTGAAAAAAGATGAGATCGCCCGCGGTGATGTGTCCGGTTTGATTGGCATGATCGGGCAGCAGACTCGTGGCTCAATGTCGATCACCTTCGATGAGAGTCTGGCACTGGAGATCATGCAGAACATGCTGGGCGAAAGGCCAAACGGGTTGAACGAAGAAGTGACCGATATGGTGGGTGAAATCACCAACATGGTTACCGGTGGTGCAAAACGCATTCTGGCAGAAAGCGGCTTTGATTTTGATATGGCCACGCCTGTGGTGGTATCCGGCCGTGGTCACACCATTCGCCACAAGTGCGAAGGCTCCATCATCATCATGCCGTTTGCTTCCCAGTGGGGTAACGCTTTTATCGAGATCTGTTTCGAATAA
- the pgi gene encoding glucose-6-phosphate isomerase has product MLKNINPTQTQAWKALTAHFESAQDMDLKSLFAQDSERFANYSTRFGADILVDYSKNLVNQETMKHLLALAEETDVKGAIEAMFSGEALNQTEGRSVLHTALRNRSNNPVMSGGQDVMPAVNAVLEKMKGFSERIIGGEWKGFTGKAITDVVNIGIGGSDLGPYMVTEALTPYKNHLTMHFVSNVDGTHIAETLKKVNPETTLFLVASKTFTTQETMTNAHSARDWFLASAGDEAHVAKHFAALSTNAQAVAEFGIDTDNMFEFWDWVGGRYSLWSAIGLSIILSIGYDNFVELLSGAHEMDQHFVETPFESNIPVILALIGLWYNNFHGAESEAILPYDQYMHRFAAYFQQGNMESNGKYVDRNGNPVTYQTGPIIWGEPGTNGQHAFYQLIHQGTKLIPCDFIAPAQTHNAVSDHHQKLMSNFFAQTEALAFGKSAETVKAELLKAGKTEQEAAELVPFKVFEGNRPTNSILVKQINPRTLGNLIAMYEHKIFVQGVIWNIFTFDQWGVELGKQLANQILPELADDAAISSHDSSTNGLINAFKAFRA; this is encoded by the coding sequence ATGTTGAAAAATATCAATCCAACGCAAACACAAGCTTGGAAAGCACTGACTGCACACTTTGAATCTGCACAGGATATGGACCTCAAATCATTGTTCGCACAGGACAGTGAGCGTTTCGCCAACTACTCTACACGTTTTGGCGCTGACATTCTGGTTGACTACTCTAAGAACCTGGTCAACCAAGAGACTATGAAGCACTTGCTGGCTCTGGCAGAAGAGACAGACGTTAAAGGCGCGATTGAAGCCATGTTCAGCGGTGAAGCGCTCAACCAGACTGAAGGTCGTTCAGTGCTGCACACGGCACTGCGTAACCGCAGCAATAACCCGGTGATGTCTGGCGGTCAGGATGTCATGCCTGCAGTCAACGCTGTGCTGGAGAAAATGAAAGGTTTCTCTGAGCGCATCATCGGTGGTGAGTGGAAAGGCTTCACTGGCAAAGCCATCACTGACGTCGTGAACATCGGTATCGGTGGTTCGGATCTGGGGCCTTATATGGTGACAGAAGCGCTGACGCCATACAAAAATCATCTGACTATGCATTTTGTGTCGAACGTTGATGGTACTCACATCGCAGAAACACTGAAGAAAGTGAACCCGGAAACTACGCTGTTCCTGGTGGCATCGAAAACCTTCACCACTCAGGAAACCATGACTAACGCGCATTCAGCCCGTGACTGGTTCCTGGCGTCTGCCGGTGATGAAGCGCATGTTGCAAAACACTTTGCGGCACTGTCAACCAACGCTCAGGCTGTGGCAGAGTTTGGTATCGATACTGACAACATGTTTGAATTCTGGGACTGGGTGGGCGGTCGTTACTCACTATGGTCAGCGATTGGTCTGTCGATCATCCTGTCTATCGGCTACGACAACTTTGTTGAGCTGCTGAGCGGTGCGCATGAAATGGACCAACACTTTGTTGAGACTCCGTTTGAAAGCAATATTCCGGTTATCCTGGCGCTGATTGGCCTGTGGTACAACAATTTCCACGGCGCGGAATCAGAAGCAATTCTGCCATACGATCAGTACATGCACCGTTTCGCGGCTTACTTCCAGCAAGGTAACATGGAATCAAACGGTAAGTACGTTGACCGTAACGGCAACCCGGTGACTTACCAGACGGGGCCTATTATCTGGGGTGAACCAGGTACTAACGGCCAGCACGCGTTCTACCAGTTGATTCACCAGGGTACCAAACTGATTCCTTGTGACTTTATCGCGCCAGCGCAGACTCACAATGCCGTTAGCGACCATCATCAAAAACTGATGTCGAATTTCTTCGCTCAGACTGAAGCATTGGCATTTGGTAAGTCAGCTGAGACAGTGAAAGCTGAGCTGCTAAAAGCGGGCAAAACAGAGCAGGAAGCGGCAGAGCTGGTTCCATTCAAAGTGTTTGAAGGTAACCGTCCGACCAACTCGATTCTGGTCAAACAGATCAACCCGCGTACGCTGGGTAACCTGATTGCGATGTACGAGCACAAAATCTTCGTACAAGGCGTGATCTGGAATATCTTCACCTTTGACCAATGGGGGGTAGAACTGGGTAAACAACTGGCTAACCAAATCCTGCCGGAACTGGCAGACGATGCGGCAATCAGCTCACACGACAGTTCAACCAACGGTCTGATCAATGCGTTTAAAGCGTTTCGCGCTTAA
- a CDS encoding secondary thiamine-phosphate synthase enzyme YjbQ has translation MWAQQKIQLRAYPRGFHLITDEIEQQLPQLRELSVGLLHLFIQHTSASLTINENADPTVRSDMEQHFNHFVPEQAAYYVHTYEGDDDMPAHIKASLLGSSITLPISNGRLALGTWQGIYLGEHRDHGGPRRLIATLQGE, from the coding sequence ATGTGGGCACAACAGAAAATTCAACTACGCGCATACCCGCGCGGCTTTCATCTGATCACTGATGAAATTGAACAACAATTGCCGCAGTTGCGTGAGTTATCTGTCGGTTTACTACATCTGTTTATCCAGCATACCTCAGCCAGCCTGACCATCAATGAAAACGCCGATCCGACCGTACGCTCCGATATGGAACAGCACTTTAACCACTTTGTTCCGGAGCAGGCTGCCTACTACGTGCATACCTATGAAGGGGATGACGACATGCCGGCTCACATCAAAGCATCCCTGCTCGGATCCAGTATCACGCTGCCAATCAGCAACGGCCGGTTAGCTTTAGGAACATGGCAAGGCATTTACCTCGGGGAGCACAGGGATCATGGTGGGCCGCGCCGTCTGATTGCGACGCTGCAGGGCGAATAA
- the alr gene encoding alanine racemase, with translation MSYTQAATAHINLAALRHNLQRIQQQAPHSRLIAVVKANGYGHGLCPVAEHAQGADAFGVARMEEALQLRASGATKPILLLEGFYLPADLPLLAAHNIQTALHCEEQLQALETATLDKPVVVWLKIDSGMHRLGVRPEQCAGFIERLQRCANVAQPVRFMSHFGCADELDSPVTHEQIKQFQAVTLGLPGERSMAASAGLLAWPRSQMDWVRPGIIMYGVSPFADQTGSELGYQPVMTMKSRLIAVRDVKEGESVGYGGHWTALRDTRIGVIAMGYGDGYPRMAPNGTPVLVNGRIVPLAGRVSMDMLCVDLGPHGSEKVGDEAILWGDGLPVEHVARHVGTLGYELVTKLTARVVMSYSEAGL, from the coding sequence ATGAGCTATACCCAGGCGGCCACCGCCCATATTAATCTGGCTGCGCTGCGCCATAACTTGCAGCGTATCCAGCAGCAGGCGCCGCACAGCCGCTTAATTGCAGTGGTGAAAGCCAATGGCTACGGTCATGGTTTATGCCCGGTTGCTGAGCATGCACAAGGAGCCGATGCGTTTGGCGTCGCCCGGATGGAAGAAGCGCTGCAGCTGCGCGCCAGTGGTGCCACCAAACCTATTTTGCTGCTGGAAGGGTTTTATCTGCCCGCCGATTTGCCATTACTGGCCGCACACAATATTCAGACTGCGCTGCACTGCGAAGAGCAGTTACAAGCGCTGGAAACTGCCACTCTGGATAAACCGGTCGTGGTGTGGCTCAAAATCGACAGCGGCATGCACCGCCTTGGCGTGCGCCCTGAACAGTGCGCGGGATTTATTGAGCGTCTGCAACGCTGTGCCAATGTGGCGCAACCGGTGCGCTTTATGAGCCATTTTGGCTGTGCCGATGAACTGGACAGCCCGGTTACTCACGAACAAATCAAACAGTTTCAGGCCGTCACTCTCGGTCTGCCGGGTGAGCGCTCGATGGCGGCTTCGGCCGGATTACTCGCCTGGCCACGCAGCCAGATGGACTGGGTTCGTCCGGGTATCATTATGTATGGTGTGTCGCCGTTTGCCGACCAGACCGGATCAGAGCTGGGTTACCAGCCGGTGATGACGATGAAATCGCGGCTGATCGCGGTGCGTGACGTCAAAGAGGGTGAAAGTGTCGGTTATGGCGGACACTGGACCGCGCTGCGCGATACCCGGATTGGTGTGATCGCTATGGGGTATGGCGATGGTTATCCGCGCATGGCACCAAACGGTACGCCGGTGCTGGTCAATGGCCGTATCGTGCCGTTGGCGGGGCGGGTGTCCATGGATATGCTGTGTGTTGACTTAGGCCCGCATGGCAGCGAGAAAGTCGGCGATGAAGCCATTTTATGGGGCGACGGCCTGCCGGTCGAGCATGTCGCGCGCCATGTCGGAACTCTCGGCTATGAGCTGGTCACTAAGCTGACCGCCCGGGTGGTGATGTCTTATAGCGAAGCAGGCCTTTAG